A stretch of Glandiceps talaboti chromosome 18, keGlaTala1.1, whole genome shotgun sequence DNA encodes these proteins:
- the LOC144449750 gene encoding carbohydrate sulfotransferase 1-like translates to MACQWVIGLPTLLKRKSAPTLKFVLIFSAITLPTFMIIQYSKSLNGSHLKSTQEVEERVPVHADVIIASVNEMQKVEIPAPQVSILDERVRVLLIADFRTGSSFTSEIFNQNDDFFYIFEPGRLLMQCMKEEKVPETLFKVRHREMLEKMFQCKFDGLDCYFKEMSRLSKYQRHREIRTLAETCFQVNNTVSCPAVTPQLLEQLCEKKKHIAIKSIRVGSILDIVHLIRNEMSGVNAIQIVRDPRGKLSSWMSLKRGGKTVYGKGDISSGDLAPSNTYCQNSLNNYIVGESMKAEYLQDRYTFVRYEDMAELPLKTTEALYRHLRLSVPYKVEQWLRENTIEKSKENGGDFGTSRLSKHEAQAWRNKLTFEAAETVEQLKSCKDMMRVFGYKKATNAQILANRNITLVQHIPGFNMSQHYSIWKNY, encoded by the coding sequence ATGGCCTGTCAGTGGGTCATAGGACTACCAACATTGTTGAAGCGGAAAAGTGCTCCGACTCTGAAGTTCGTACTTATTTTTTCCGCAATTACACTACCTACTTTTATGATCATACAATATAGTAAATCATTGAATGGTTCTCATTTAAAATCTACCCAGGAAGTTGAGGAAAGAGTACCGGTACACGCTGATGTAATCATAGCCTCAGTTAATGAGATGCAGAAAGTAGAAATTCCAGCTCCTCAAGTAAGCATTCTAGATGAGAGAGTCCGTGTCCTGTTGATAGCCGATTTCAGAACGGGATCTTCTTTTACGTCAgaaatttttaatcaaaatgacGATTTTTTCTATATATTTGAACCAGGGCGTCTTTTAATGCAATGTATGAAAGAAGAGAAAGTTCCCGAAACCCTTTTCAAAGTTCGACACCGAGAAATGCTTGAAAAGATGTTTCAGTGTAAATTTGATGGTTTGGACTGCTATTTCAAGGAAATGTCCCGCTTGTCGAAGTACCAACGTCATAGAGAAATTCGCACTTTAGCTGAGACATGTTTCCAAGTGAACAATACTGTGTCATGTCCAGCGGTGACACCGCAGTTACTCGAACAACTGTGTGAAAAGAAAAAACACATCGCAATTAAGTCCATCCGGGTGGGAAGCATCCTGGATATTGTTCACTTGATAAGAAACGAAATGTCTGGGGTGAATGCCATACAAATCGTACGGGATCCGCGTGGAAAATTGTCATCATGGATGTCTCTAAAACGAGGTGGTAAAACTGTGTACGGTAAGGGAGACATCAGTAGTGGTGATCTAGCGCCCTCAAACACTTACTGTCAAAATTCTTTAAACAATTACATCGTTGGAGAAAGTATGAAAGCTGAGTATCTCCAGGATAGGTATACTTTTGTTCGCTACGAAGACATGGCGGAACTACCTTTGAAAACAACCGAGGCGCTCTACAGGCATCTTCGTTTAAGTGTACCTTACAAAGTAGAACAATGGTTACGTGAAAACACAATTGAAAAAAGTAAGGAAAACGGAGGGGACTTTGGAACTAGTCGACTTTCAAAACATGAAGCCCAGGCCTGGAGAAACAAACTCACTTTTGAAGCAGCAGAAACTGTAGAACAATTAAAAAGCTGTAAGGATATGATGCGAGTGTTTGGATACAAGAAGGCTACAAATGCTCAAATATTGGCCAATAGAAATATTACACTGGTTCAACATATCCCAGGTTTTAATATGAGTCAGCATTATTCAATATGGAAAAATTATTAG